One segment of Capnocytophaga sp. oral taxon 878 DNA contains the following:
- the rpmA gene encoding 50S ribosomal protein L27 has product MAHKKGVGSSKNGRESHSKRLGVKIFGGQAAFAGNIIVRQRGTQHNAGENVYVGKDHTLHAKIDGIVKFEKKKNDKSYVSIIPLEA; this is encoded by the coding sequence ATGGCTCACAAGAAAGGTGTCGGTAGTTCAAAGAACGGTAGAGAGTCACACTCTAAACGATTAGGTGTGAAAATTTTCGGTGGTCAAGCTGCGTTTGCAGGTAACATCATCGTACGTCAGCGTGGCACTCAGCATAATGCGGGTGAAAATGTGTATGTAGGTAAAGACCACACTTTGCACGCTAAGATTGACGGTATCGTGAAATTCGAAAAGAAAAAGAACGATAAATCTTATGTTTCTATAATTCCATTAGAAGCATAA
- the rplU gene encoding 50S ribosomal protein L21, producing the protein MYAIVEIAGQQFKVNKDQKVYVHRLPNAEGDKVTFDKVLLLDNNGAVTVGAPAINGASVEAKVLKHLKGDKVLVFKKKRRKGYKVKNGHRQYLTQIVIESIIG; encoded by the coding sequence ATGTATGCAATTGTAGAGATAGCAGGGCAACAATTTAAAGTAAACAAAGACCAAAAAGTGTATGTGCACCGCTTGCCTAATGCAGAAGGAGACAAAGTAACTTTTGACAAAGTACTTCTGCTTGATAACAACGGAGCTGTAACTGTAGGCGCCCCAGCTATAAACGGAGCTTCGGTAGAAGCTAAAGTTTTGAAACATTTGAAAGGAGACAAAGTACTCGTTTTCAAAAAGAAAAGACGTAAAGGTTACAAGGTGAAGAACGGACACCGTCAGTATCTTACACAGATTGTAATTGAAAGTATTATTGGTTAA
- the cydB gene encoding cytochrome d ubiquinol oxidase subunit II: MELGTFLGIDYPTWWFIIIGFLITGYAILDGFDFGAGAWHLFFDKKEERRVALNAIGPVWDGNEAWLVIGGAGIFAGFPLMYAELFSAMNTPLMLFLMFIIFRAVSIEVRGKEDSQKWRDTWDTVYSVCSIVLPVLLGVVMGNVLQGLPMDENFQYTGGALFTFLTPYALLVGVMTLLLFMVHGGLYLLIKTHGDMHHRIEKRINLAFLGFLVVFTAVAIYSMLTPHLAENIANSTGLKVFPVLLLLCILSVAFFIKKRDHKKAFIGTILTIALFMVIAALNLHPTFLRNTEIIGHDITVYNAAASTKSLEIMLTITAIGAPLLLIYTYFAYKVFWGKVKIDENSY; this comes from the coding sequence ATGGAATTAGGAACTTTTTTAGGAATAGACTACCCTACGTGGTGGTTCATCATTATAGGATTTTTAATTACAGGCTATGCTATTTTGGACGGCTTTGATTTTGGAGCTGGAGCGTGGCACCTGTTTTTTGACAAGAAAGAAGAACGCCGTGTAGCACTTAATGCTATAGGCCCTGTATGGGATGGTAATGAGGCGTGGCTGGTAATAGGTGGTGCTGGTATATTTGCTGGTTTCCCACTGATGTATGCTGAATTGTTTTCGGCAATGAATACGCCTTTGATGCTTTTCTTGATGTTTATTATCTTTAGGGCTGTATCAATAGAGGTACGCGGTAAGGAAGATAGCCAAAAGTGGCGCGACACTTGGGATACTGTGTACAGCGTGTGTAGTATAGTGCTTCCGGTGCTTTTGGGGGTTGTAATGGGTAATGTGCTACAAGGACTTCCGATGGATGAGAATTTCCAATACACTGGAGGTGCGCTCTTTACTTTCCTTACTCCTTATGCTTTATTGGTGGGTGTAATGACTTTGTTACTGTTTATGGTACACGGAGGATTGTACTTGCTTATAAAAACTCACGGGGATATGCACCACCGCATTGAAAAGCGTATTAACCTTGCTTTCTTAGGTTTCTTGGTAGTATTCACTGCTGTGGCTATTTACAGTATGCTTACTCCTCATTTGGCTGAGAATATTGCTAACAGTACTGGTTTGAAGGTGTTCCCTGTGTTATTGCTTCTGTGCATCTTAAGCGTAGCTTTCTTTATAAAGAAAAGAGACCATAAAAAGGCTTTTATAGGTACCATTCTCACTATAGCTCTCTTTATGGTAATAGCTGCACTGAACTTGCACCCTACTTTCTTGCGTAATACTGAGATTATAGGACACGATATAACCGTATACAATGCGGCTGCTTCGACTAAATCATTAGAGATTATGCTGACTATTACAGCTATTGGAGCGCCATTATTGCTTATTTATACTTACTTTGCTTACAAGGTATTCTGGGGCAAGGTGAAAATTGATGAGAACAGTTATTAA
- a CDS encoding cytochrome ubiquinol oxidase subunit I, with protein METEILARIQFALTIAFHYIYPPLSIGLGLIMVAFKGLYLRTGKKEYDTLARFWTRIFSLTFGFGVATGIVMEFEFGTNWATYSRYVGDIFGSALAAEGVFAFALESTCLGIVLFGWNKIKPKWHFLATLGVWLGSMFSAIWIVVANSWQQTPAGYEIAGEGLQAKAVITDFWAMVFNPSSVDRIWHVWQGAFLAGIFLVLSVHAWYLLKGRHVDISKKAFKVTLIIATFFTLLQLVSGHSSAEGVAVNQPEKLAAMEGHFKTGPADAFILGWVDKQNEETYGLKIPYGLSYMLHMNADSPVVGLDQYPMDERPSQVNAVFQFYHIMVAIGMFLIGLTVYAAFLLWRGKLYEKRWLLQIFVWSVILPQIGNQAGWFAAEMGRQPWIVYKLLRTSDALSKSVSSHQILFAIILFTLIYTVLFVLFMYLMKKKIVHGIDEHEGDKKLQTA; from the coding sequence ATGGAAACAGAGATTTTAGCACGTATTCAGTTTGCACTGACGATTGCATTCCACTACATTTACCCACCTTTGAGTATAGGGTTGGGGCTTATAATGGTGGCTTTTAAGGGGCTTTACCTACGCACTGGGAAGAAGGAGTATGATACGCTTGCGCGTTTTTGGACTCGTATTTTTTCACTTACCTTTGGTTTTGGTGTGGCTACTGGTATTGTAATGGAATTTGAATTTGGCACGAACTGGGCTACATACTCACGTTATGTGGGTGATATTTTTGGTAGTGCTTTGGCTGCTGAAGGTGTTTTTGCTTTTGCCTTGGAGAGTACTTGTCTTGGTATAGTACTTTTTGGGTGGAATAAGATTAAGCCTAAATGGCATTTTTTGGCTACACTTGGTGTGTGGTTGGGCTCGATGTTCTCGGCTATTTGGATTGTAGTGGCTAACAGCTGGCAACAAACTCCTGCCGGATATGAAATTGCTGGCGAGGGGCTGCAGGCTAAGGCTGTGATTACAGACTTTTGGGCTATGGTGTTCAACCCTTCAAGTGTAGATCGTATTTGGCACGTGTGGCAAGGTGCATTCTTGGCAGGTATCTTCTTAGTACTAAGTGTTCATGCTTGGTATTTACTTAAGGGAAGACACGTTGATATTTCAAAGAAAGCTTTTAAAGTGACTCTTATTATTGCGACTTTCTTTACTTTATTGCAATTGGTATCGGGACATAGCTCGGCTGAGGGTGTGGCTGTAAACCAACCTGAGAAATTGGCTGCTATGGAGGGACATTTTAAGACTGGACCTGCGGATGCTTTCATTTTGGGATGGGTAGACAAACAGAATGAGGAGACTTATGGACTGAAGATACCTTATGGGTTATCATATATGTTACATATGAATGCTGATAGCCCTGTGGTAGGACTTGACCAATACCCAATGGATGAGCGTCCTAGCCAAGTGAATGCTGTGTTCCAATTCTATCATATAATGGTGGCTATTGGTATGTTCTTGATAGGACTTACTGTGTATGCTGCTTTCTTGTTATGGAGAGGTAAATTATACGAAAAGCGCTGGTTATTGCAGATATTTGTATGGAGTGTAATTTTGCCTCAGATAGGTAACCAAGCGGGTTGGTTTGCTGCTGAAATGGGTAGACAACCGTGGATAGTGTACAAGTTATTGCGTACAAGCGATGCGCTTTCAAAGTCGGTATCATCACACCAAATATTGTTTGCTATTATTTTGTTCACTCTTATTTATACAGTTCTCTTTGTGCTGTTTATGTACTTGATGAAGAAGAAAATTGTTCACGGTATAGACGAACACGAAGGAGATAAAAAATTACAAACTGCATAA
- a CDS encoding DUF1573 domain-containing protein → MKKFLTFVFLAFFGVMAYAQDAQITFKAEEIDYGTIKQGADGVRIFEFTNTGKAPLVIANAYSSCGCTVPTWTNQPIAPGAKGKIEVRYDTNRVGPISKTITVQSNAKDAPTKTLRIRGTIVQ, encoded by the coding sequence ATGAAAAAGTTTTTAACATTTGTATTTTTAGCATTTTTTGGTGTAATGGCGTATGCTCAAGACGCTCAAATCACTTTTAAAGCCGAAGAAATTGATTACGGAACAATTAAACAAGGAGCCGACGGCGTTCGCATATTCGAGTTTACCAATACAGGTAAAGCACCTCTTGTAATCGCCAACGCATATTCTTCTTGTGGTTGTACAGTTCCTACTTGGACAAATCAACCTATAGCACCAGGTGCTAAAGGAAAAATCGAAGTAAGATACGATACCAATCGTGTGGGCCCTATCAGCAAAACTATTACAGTACAATCTAATGCGAAAGACGCTCCAACAAAAACCTTACGCATAAGAGGTACTATTGTTCAATAA
- the asnS gene encoding asparagine--tRNA ligase codes for MVSIKQLLQEGKTVQGEVTLKGWVRTFRSNRFIALNDGSTIDNLQIVVDFENTDPELLKRITTGAAIEVKGTVVESQGKGQSVEVQATALTILGDSNPEEYPIQPKKHSLEFLRDNAHLRVRSNTFSAVMRVRSTLAFAIHKYFQDNGFFYVNTPIITGSDAEGAGEMFRVTTLDPKNPPLTENGEVDYKKDFFGRETNLTVSGQLEGETFAMALGKIYTFGPTFRAENSNTSRHLAEFWMIEPEMAFYDLIDNMDLAEDFIKYVLKYTLEVRRDDLEFLNKRFLEEEKTKPQNERSSMSLIEKLEFVIHNEFKRVSYTEAIDILKNSNHNKKKKFQYLVNEWGVDLQSEHERYLVEKHFECPVILYDYPANIKAFYMRLNDDGKTVRAMDILFPGIGEIVGGSQREERYDVLKQKIADLGMKEEDLWWYLDLRKFGTAVHSGFGLGFERLVLFATGMTNIRDVIPYPRTPGSAEF; via the coding sequence ATGGTTTCAATTAAACAGTTATTACAAGAAGGAAAAACAGTACAGGGGGAAGTTACCCTGAAAGGTTGGGTGCGTACTTTTCGCAGCAACCGCTTTATAGCCCTGAACGATGGTTCGACTATAGATAACTTACAAATAGTGGTAGATTTTGAAAATACTGACCCTGAATTACTAAAACGCATTACTACAGGAGCTGCTATAGAAGTGAAAGGAACCGTGGTAGAAAGCCAAGGTAAAGGACAAAGTGTAGAAGTGCAAGCTACAGCCCTTACTATACTGGGTGATAGCAATCCTGAAGAATATCCTATTCAGCCTAAAAAACACTCACTTGAGTTTTTGCGTGATAATGCTCACTTACGTGTACGCTCTAATACTTTTAGTGCTGTAATGCGTGTGCGCTCGACTTTAGCTTTTGCTATTCACAAGTATTTTCAAGATAATGGTTTCTTTTATGTAAATACACCTATCATAACTGGTAGTGATGCTGAAGGTGCTGGTGAAATGTTCAGGGTAACTACTTTAGACCCTAAGAACCCACCTCTGACTGAAAATGGTGAGGTAGATTACAAAAAAGACTTTTTTGGACGTGAAACTAATCTTACTGTATCGGGGCAATTAGAGGGGGAAACCTTTGCAATGGCTCTTGGGAAGATTTATACTTTTGGACCTACCTTCCGTGCTGAAAACTCTAATACTTCACGCCACTTGGCTGAATTCTGGATGATAGAACCTGAAATGGCTTTCTATGATCTTATAGATAATATGGACTTGGCTGAGGACTTTATTAAGTATGTACTAAAATATACTTTGGAGGTACGCAGAGATGACCTTGAGTTCTTGAATAAGCGTTTCTTGGAGGAAGAGAAAACTAAGCCACAGAATGAGCGCAGCTCTATGTCGCTGATAGAGAAACTTGAATTTGTGATACACAATGAGTTTAAGAGAGTAAGCTATACTGAAGCTATTGATATTCTTAAAAACAGTAACCACAACAAGAAGAAGAAATTCCAATACCTTGTGAATGAATGGGGGGTTGATTTGCAAAGTGAACACGAACGCTACTTGGTAGAAAAACACTTTGAATGCCCTGTAATTCTATACGATTACCCTGCTAACATTAAGGCATTTTATATGCGGCTGAATGATGATGGTAAAACGGTACGTGCTATGGATATCTTGTTCCCTGGTATAGGTGAGATAGTAGGTGGCTCACAACGTGAAGAACGTTATGATGTGCTAAAACAAAAAATAGCTGACCTTGGTATGAAGGAAGAAGACCTTTGGTGGTACCTTGACCTTCGGAAGTTTGGTACTGCTGTACACAGTGGTTTTGGTCTTGGTTTTGAAAGGCTGGTGCTATTTGCTACTGGTATGACTAATATACGTGATGTAATACCTTACCCTCGTACTCCTGGCAGCGCTGAGTTTTAG
- a CDS encoding MBOAT family protein: MTDFFNNFFTFDAKHPLTFVRIDFWIFFALVYAVFALIYNRKHLRNLFLLVASFYFYYKSSGLFVLLLVFSTVTDFYLGHYINRQSDAFKRKVAVSVSVCLNLLVLGYFKYAYFFTDTYNALFNTDHQTFNYLAYWANGFSDKGYFTVDKIILPVGISFYTFQTISYTVDIYRQKVAPLKSILDFGFYVSFFPQLVAGPIVRAEEFVPQILKSTKISKDDFNKAIFLILKGLIKKMIFADFIALHFLDRVFDAPTMHSGFTNILALIGYSLQIYGDFSGYTDIAIGVALLMGFTLPINFNSPYKALNCGDFWKRWHISLSTWLKDYLYIPLGGNRNSSLGTFVFALLFVLIMVVAVGNLAFTLITGCLLIVGSVIAFFYKPFERYLTTNINIMLTMLIGGLWHGASWKFAIWGGLNGLGVVAYKYWRKVSPYENSSLWVARVWKIFFTFSFITFTRIFFRSTDMESVGQWFGQIAHNMSWDTATQVMKYNNIPLGIILIGYITHWLPQSWKDYIEHVFTQSHYLVKGAIAMVVVLICYQAYSTDIQPFIYFQF, from the coding sequence ATGACAGACTTTTTTAATAACTTTTTCACATTCGATGCTAAGCACCCGCTTACCTTTGTGCGCATAGATTTCTGGATATTCTTTGCCTTAGTGTATGCGGTTTTTGCGCTTATTTATAATAGGAAGCACTTGCGCAATTTGTTTTTGCTAGTAGCGAGTTTTTATTTTTACTACAAGTCAAGTGGGTTGTTTGTACTGTTATTGGTATTTAGCACTGTTACTGATTTTTATTTAGGGCATTATATCAATAGGCAAAGTGATGCCTTTAAACGCAAGGTAGCTGTTAGTGTTAGCGTTTGCTTAAACTTGTTAGTATTAGGCTATTTTAAGTACGCTTATTTCTTCACTGATACTTATAACGCTCTTTTTAATACTGACCACCAAACATTTAACTACTTAGCCTATTGGGCTAATGGATTTAGTGATAAAGGTTATTTTACTGTTGACAAAATTATTTTGCCAGTAGGGATTTCATTCTACACTTTTCAAACTATCAGCTATACAGTAGATATTTATAGGCAGAAGGTAGCCCCTTTAAAATCAATATTAGATTTTGGTTTTTATGTAAGTTTCTTCCCTCAATTAGTAGCTGGGCCTATAGTACGGGCTGAAGAGTTTGTACCGCAGATATTGAAAAGCACAAAGATTAGTAAAGATGATTTTAATAAGGCTATCTTTTTAATACTCAAAGGGCTTATCAAAAAAATGATATTTGCTGACTTCATAGCTTTACACTTTTTAGATAGAGTATTTGATGCTCCTACTATGCATTCGGGATTTACTAATATCTTAGCATTGATAGGTTACTCATTGCAAATATATGGTGACTTTTCTGGATATACTGATATTGCTATAGGTGTAGCTTTATTGATGGGCTTTACTTTACCTATTAACTTCAATTCACCTTACAAAGCTCTTAATTGTGGTGATTTTTGGAAGCGATGGCATATCTCTCTTTCTACTTGGTTAAAAGATTATTTATACATTCCTTTAGGAGGAAATAGAAATAGTAGTTTAGGAACTTTTGTTTTTGCGCTACTATTTGTACTGATAATGGTAGTAGCTGTAGGTAATTTGGCTTTTACCTTGATTACTGGCTGCTTATTAATAGTAGGCTCGGTAATAGCATTTTTTTATAAACCTTTTGAGCGGTACCTTACTACTAATATCAATATTATGCTTACGATGCTCATTGGGGGGTTATGGCATGGTGCCTCATGGAAGTTTGCTATTTGGGGAGGACTTAATGGACTGGGAGTAGTTGCTTATAAGTATTGGCGCAAAGTGAGTCCGTATGAGAATAGTAGCCTTTGGGTAGCCCGTGTGTGGAAGATATTCTTCACTTTTAGTTTTATTACCTTTACGCGTATTTTCTTCCGCAGTACTGATATGGAAAGTGTAGGGCAATGGTTTGGACAGATAGCCCACAATATGAGTTGGGACACTGCTACCCAAGTAATGAAATACAATAATATTCCATTAGGGATTATTCTTATAGGGTATATTACCCATTGGTTACCTCAGAGTTGGAAAGATTATATTGAACACGTATTTACTCAAAGCCATTACCTTGTAAAAGGGGCTATCGCTATGGTAGTTGTACTTATATGCTACCAAGCTTATTCGACAGATATACAGCCTTTTATATATTTTCAGTTTTAG
- a CDS encoding lipase, whose translation MQPKKILLFIVGVLIALFAMTFFSRYHTTASGMVREGIVFGNNAMLRYPTPDILGMLFKNTEKENKRLDELIKKTEGSIVDEKTKTLTENDSLVKDSLHKLESNTEGKIYYPGNKIDYLKQLKAKLHQSSCQIVHYGDSQIEGDRITGYVRNRLQLAYEGGGPGFFPIKVVYNQNSIDINTTGNWVRYAFFDRKQRRTVKHDMYGLFATYSRFTPYSKDTASMPVSKASFTLKPSKKSYARLQNYTIFGLHYGNAHSKISIRVYEGSNLLRKDTLISDGKYHNYKISFATTPKELRVELEGRVSADFYGITLDAARGVRMDNVAMRGEAGRIFTRMNYENYRQMSVDRQPDFFIFQYGGNTIPYMKTDQQLKEYVEGLIYNMNWVKRANPKAMFMLLGPGDMTTSRNGKRLTYPFLPKLNELMKEEALKNGIAYFSMYEAMGGENAMITWVKEGMAASDYVHFSPKGTKLISEVFYQCLHNDLAAVE comes from the coding sequence ATGCAACCTAAGAAGATATTACTATTTATTGTAGGGGTACTTATAGCCCTATTTGCAATGACTTTTTTTAGCCGATATCATACTACTGCTAGTGGTATGGTGCGAGAGGGCATAGTATTTGGGAATAACGCTATGTTACGCTACCCTACGCCAGATATATTAGGAATGCTGTTCAAAAATACAGAAAAGGAGAACAAACGGCTTGACGAACTTATTAAAAAAACTGAAGGTAGCATAGTTGATGAAAAAACAAAAACATTAACTGAAAATGACAGCCTTGTTAAGGACTCTCTGCATAAGTTAGAATCCAATACAGAAGGTAAAATATATTACCCTGGTAATAAGATTGATTACTTAAAACAGCTAAAGGCTAAACTGCACCAATCTAGTTGCCAGATAGTACATTATGGAGACTCACAAATAGAAGGCGACCGTATTACTGGCTATGTGCGTAACCGCCTACAATTGGCATACGAAGGAGGTGGACCCGGGTTCTTCCCTATAAAAGTAGTGTATAACCAGAATAGTATTGATATTAACACTACTGGTAACTGGGTGCGTTATGCTTTTTTTGATCGTAAACAGCGACGTACTGTAAAGCACGATATGTATGGGCTTTTCGCTACTTATTCACGTTTTACCCCATATAGTAAGGACACAGCAAGTATGCCTGTAAGTAAGGCTTCATTTACCCTAAAACCCTCAAAGAAATCATACGCACGGCTACAGAACTACACTATATTTGGACTACATTACGGTAATGCCCATAGCAAAATATCTATTAGAGTATATGAAGGCAGTAATCTGCTGAGGAAAGACACCCTTATTTCTGACGGGAAATATCATAATTACAAAATAAGTTTTGCTACTACCCCTAAAGAGTTACGAGTAGAGTTGGAAGGGCGAGTAAGCGCTGACTTTTACGGTATAACACTTGATGCGGCTAGAGGAGTGCGTATGGATAATGTGGCTATGCGTGGTGAGGCAGGACGCATATTTACCCGTATGAATTACGAGAATTACAGACAAATGTCGGTTGATAGGCAACCTGACTTTTTTATCTTTCAATACGGAGGGAATACTATCCCTTATATGAAAACAGACCAGCAACTTAAAGAGTATGTAGAAGGGCTTATTTACAATATGAATTGGGTGAAGCGTGCCAACCCTAAAGCAATGTTTATGTTACTGGGACCTGGTGATATGACTACCTCACGCAATGGAAAAAGGCTTACCTACCCATTTCTACCCAAACTAAATGAACTAATGAAAGAAGAGGCCTTAAAGAATGGTATAGCCTATTTTAGTATGTATGAGGCTATGGGAGGCGAGAACGCTATGATTACTTGGGTAAAAGAAGGAATGGCAGCTTCTGATTATGTACATTTTAGTCCGAAAGGCACTAAACTTATTTCGGAAGTATTTTACCAATGCCTGCATAATGACCTTGCAGCAGTTGAATAA
- a CDS encoding ABC-F family ATP-binding cassette domain-containing protein, with protein sequence MLNVHNLSVSFQGEYLFEDVAFMLNAGDRVGLIGKNGAGKSTMLKLLSREMKPDTGGIATDKEVRIGFLKQDIDFVKGRTILEEAYQAFTEIKELELLLDNIHHQIETRTDYESEEYHNLLDKLSDYTHRFDLIGGYQYQGETEKVLMGLGFKREDFNKLTDTFSGGWRMRIELAKLLLQNNDVLLLDEPTNHLDIESIIWLEQFLTTYSGAVVIVSHDRMFLDNVTNRTIEISVGKIYDYPKPYTKFLELRKEIREMQLASQKNQEKKIQHTEKLIEKFRAKATKASMAQSLIKKLDKIERIEVDEEDNAVMNVRFPVSVTPGKVVLEIDDVSKSYGEKEVLSHISLLVERSSKIAFVGQNGQGKTTLAKMIVNEIPFEGTIKLGHNVQLGYFAQNQADYLDGELTVLDTMYYAANDSNRMKIRDILGSFLFRGDDVDKKVKVLSGGERNRLALAKMLLSDFNVLVMDEPTNHLDIKSKNVLKQALQQFEGTLVIVSHDRDFLQGLTDKVYEFKDKHIKEYLGDIDFYLEQRAAANFREIEQAKSPIVTVSKEEVKDEKLSFEQQKQQKAVQNKLNKLENNISALEAELKIMNEQMGQGVQTDAFYKEYEEKKQMLEDWMTEWETLMS encoded by the coding sequence ATGCTAAACGTTCATAACTTATCTGTTTCATTTCAAGGTGAATATCTTTTTGAAGATGTAGCTTTTATGCTTAATGCGGGTGACCGCGTAGGGCTTATTGGTAAGAACGGAGCAGGAAAATCGACAATGCTGAAACTGTTATCACGCGAAATGAAGCCTGATACTGGAGGCATTGCTACTGACAAAGAGGTACGCATTGGTTTTCTAAAACAAGATATAGACTTTGTAAAAGGACGCACTATCTTGGAGGAAGCTTATCAGGCATTTACTGAAATTAAAGAGTTAGAGCTGTTATTAGATAACATTCACCACCAGATAGAAACTCGTACTGACTATGAAAGTGAGGAATATCATAACCTTTTGGATAAACTAAGTGATTACACCCATAGGTTTGACCTTATTGGAGGCTACCAATACCAAGGTGAAACAGAAAAAGTATTAATGGGATTAGGATTTAAGCGAGAGGATTTTAATAAGCTTACAGATACTTTTTCGGGAGGATGGCGTATGCGTATTGAGCTGGCAAAACTGCTATTGCAAAATAACGATGTACTACTGCTGGATGAACCTACAAACCACCTAGATATTGAGTCGATTATATGGTTAGAGCAGTTTCTTACTACTTATAGTGGGGCTGTAGTGATTGTATCACACGACCGAATGTTTTTAGATAACGTTACTAACCGGACTATTGAGATTTCGGTAGGCAAAATATACGATTACCCTAAGCCTTATACTAAGTTCTTAGAACTGAGAAAAGAGATACGTGAGATGCAACTCGCCTCACAAAAAAACCAAGAAAAGAAAATACAACACACTGAAAAACTGATAGAGAAATTCCGTGCTAAGGCTACAAAAGCCTCAATGGCACAATCTCTTATCAAAAAACTAGACAAGATAGAACGCATAGAGGTAGATGAGGAAGACAATGCTGTAATGAATGTGCGCTTCCCAGTATCGGTAACTCCTGGTAAAGTAGTATTGGAAATTGATGATGTGAGCAAAAGTTATGGTGAGAAAGAAGTTTTAAGCCATATAAGCTTATTAGTGGAGCGCAGTAGTAAAATAGCTTTTGTAGGACAGAACGGACAGGGAAAAACTACTCTTGCTAAAATGATTGTAAATGAAATACCTTTTGAAGGTACTATTAAGTTAGGCCATAATGTGCAATTAGGGTATTTCGCTCAGAACCAAGCAGACTATCTTGATGGGGAACTTACTGTACTTGACACTATGTACTACGCTGCTAATGATAGTAACCGTATGAAAATACGTGATATATTAGGGTCGTTTCTATTTAGAGGAGATGATGTAGACAAGAAAGTAAAAGTACTATCGGGAGGTGAACGCAACCGATTGGCACTAGCAAAGATGCTGCTTTCAGACTTTAATGTATTAGTAATGGACGAGCCTACTAACCACTTAGATATCAAATCTAAAAATGTGTTAAAGCAGGCTTTACAACAGTTTGAAGGCACTCTTGTTATAGTTTCACACGATCGTGATTTCTTACAGGGACTGACAGATAAAGTGTACGAGTTTAAAGATAAACACATCAAAGAATATTTAGGTGATATTGACTTTTACTTAGAACAAAGAGCTGCTGCTAATTTTAGAGAAATAGAACAAGCTAAAAGCCCTATTGTTACTGTATCTAAAGAAGAAGTAAAAGATGAAAAGCTATCATTTGAACAACAAAAACAACAGAAAGCTGTTCAGAACAAATTGAATAAGTTGGAGAATAACATCAGCGCACTTGAAGCTGAACTTAAAATAATGAATGAGCAAATGGGACAAGGAGTACAGACTGATGCTTTTTATAAAGAATATGAAGAGAAAAAACAGATGCTGGAAGATTGGATGACTGAATGGGAAACCTTAATGAGTTAA
- the hemC gene encoding hydroxymethylbilane synthase produces MESIRIGTRDSELAMWQARTVQQQLEALGYRTEIIATKSHGDIELSKPLYEMGVTGIFTRTLDIALLNGEIDIAVHSMKDVPTLLPNGIAIGAVLKRGNPHDVLVYKGDPLLVESEIATIATSSLRRKAQWLHRYPKHQIENLRGNVNTRLQKLADSQWNGAIFAAAGLERIGKLPQNHIVLDWMLPAPAQGAIVVTVREDKPEMQNYLVPLHDDYTYVATQLERDFLRALEGGCTAPIGAFAEFKDNKLHFKGGLWSEDGKDAKVIDEYLTEVDETTGERLAEQIKKLGN; encoded by the coding sequence ATGGAATCCATACGCATAGGTACTCGTGATAGTGAGCTGGCAATGTGGCAGGCTCGGACTGTACAACAACAATTAGAGGCCTTAGGCTATAGAACAGAAATAATAGCTACCAAATCACATGGTGATATAGAGCTGAGCAAACCTCTGTACGAAATGGGGGTTACGGGTATTTTTACTAGAACCTTGGATATTGCTTTGCTGAACGGAGAGATTGACATAGCTGTACATAGTATGAAGGATGTCCCTACCCTACTCCCTAACGGTATTGCAATAGGAGCTGTACTGAAACGTGGTAATCCGCACGATGTACTTGTTTATAAAGGCGATCCTTTATTGGTGGAGAGTGAAATAGCTACCATAGCAACTAGCAGTCTTCGGAGGAAAGCACAATGGCTACATCGTTACCCTAAGCACCAGATAGAAAACCTAAGAGGTAATGTAAATACACGCTTACAGAAACTTGCTGATAGCCAGTGGAATGGAGCTATATTTGCAGCAGCTGGATTGGAGCGCATTGGCAAATTACCACAGAACCACATTGTATTAGACTGGATGCTACCCGCCCCTGCACAAGGAGCTATAGTAGTAACAGTGCGTGAAGATAAGCCTGAAATGCAGAACTACTTAGTGCCCTTACACGATGATTACACTTATGTAGCCACACAACTGGAACGCGATTTCTTACGCGCTTTGGAAGGAGGCTGTACTGCGCCTATAGGTGCTTTTGCTGAGTTCAAAGATAATAAGTTACACTTTAAGGGAGGCTTATGGAGTGAAGATGGTAAAGATGCAAAAGTTATTGACGAGTATCTTACAGAAGTGGATGAGACAACAGGAGAAAGATTGGCAGAACAAATTAAAAAATTAGGAAATTAA